Proteins encoded together in one Cicer arietinum cultivar CDC Frontier isolate Library 1 chromosome 4, Cicar.CDCFrontier_v2.0, whole genome shotgun sequence window:
- the LOC101493633 gene encoding uncharacterized protein has protein sequence MWLNSINQAFNAEASALSESLKSPASDKYPAPSTPQLKQGARLVDDGDCHEQTTNCSIEKESVEHDENMNPSSNPLVDCVDKWVNNIHDKIVPESNDNSQPHMEMKFESEATAYEFYNEYSKRIGFGIRREYANKSKKDGILTSRRFTCFKEGIRGVDKRGHPVGEHRAETRTGCKARMVISLDRMIGKYKVVDFVAQHNHPLQPPEYVHMIRSHRHISEVQASQIKGKPFRKPDISVTIQEVLEKAKSEGTNGFVVDVGANVGMASFAAAAMGFRVLAFEPVFENLQKICEGIYFNRVGDLVTLFEAAASDRLGNITVHKLVGRLDNSAVSATGAKMAFKSNEEIAFQVRTVPLDEVIPTSERVLLLKIDVQGWEYHVLKGASKLLSRKGSRAPYLIYEEDERLLQASNSSAKEIRDFLRSVGYHDCTQHGTDAHCTKKD, from the exons ATGTGGTTGAATTCAATTAATCAGGCATTCAATGCCGAGGCAAGTGCTTTGTCGGAATCACTAAAATCTCCGGCGAGTGATAAATATCCCGCTCCTTCGACCCCGCAGTTAAAACAAGGAGCAAGGTTAGTGGATGATGGGGATTGCCATGAGCAGACTACTAATTGCTCAATAGAAAAAGAAAGTGTGGAACATGATG AAAACATGAATCCATCATCAAATCCACTAGTTGACTGTGTAGATAAATGGGTGAACAATATCCATGACAAAATTGTGCCAGAAAGTAATGACAATAGCCAACCACACATGGAAATGAAGTTTGAATCTGAGGCGACGGCTTATGAATTTTATAATGAATACAGTAAAAGAATTGGATTTGGTATTCGTCGAGAATATgcaaataaaagcaaaaaagaCGGGATTTTGACTTCGAGAAGATTCACATGCTTCAAAGAGGGTATTCGAGGTGTTGACAAACGAGGTCACCCAGTAGGGGAGCATAGAGCAGAAACTAGAACAGGATGTAAAGCACGTATGGTTATTTCACTTGATCGGATGATTGGGAAATATAAAGTTGTTGACTTTGTAGCTCAACATAACCACCCTCTTCAACCGCCAGAGTATGTTCATATGATTCGTTCTCATCGACACATATCTGAGGTACAAGCATCACAAATCAAAGGGAAACCTTTTCGAAAACCTGATATCTCGGTGACTATTCAGGAGGTTCTTGAGAAGGCTAAAAGTGAGGGAACGAATGGGTTTGTTGTAGATGTTGGTGCTAATGTTGGTATGGCGAGTTTTGCTGCTGCTGCTATGGGGTTCCGTGTTCTGGCGTTTGAGCCTGTTTTTGAGAATTTGCAGAAGATTTGTGAAGGGATTTACTTTAATAGAGTTGGGGATTTGGTTACTCTGTTTGAGGCTGCAGCATCAGATCGTCTTGGTAACATTACGGTTCATAAG TTGGTTGGTAGGCTGGACAATAGTGCGGTTTCTGCCACAGGAGCAAAGATGGCATTTAAGTCCAATGAAGAAATAGCTTTTCAAGTACGTACTGTTCCACTTGATGAAGTGATTCCAACATCAGAGCGTGTGCTTCTGCTCAAAATAGACGTTCAGGGATGGGAATATCATGTTCTCAAAGGAGCTTCCAAGCTACTCTCAAGGAAGGGAAGCCGAGCTCCTTATCTTATATATGAGGAAGATGAGCGTTTGTTGCAGGCCAGTAATAGCAGCGCTAAAGAAATTCGAGATTTCCTCCGCAGTGTGGGTTATCATGATTGCACCCAACATGGCACAGATGCACACTGCACCAAGAAGGATTGA